Proteins encoded by one window of bacterium:
- a CDS encoding integrase core domain-containing protein, protein MPPASRPNECWSMDFTHDALESGRAFRTLNVVDVVTRMCLAIEVAASLPAARVVRVLDRLAAAHGRPGTPTDNPFIESFNDRFRDGCLNQQWFGGPRFTIENWRFDYNLDRPLISLGSLTPCESAAQASAGLRSAPRPTGPLKLEEPATL, encoded by the coding sequence ATGCCGCCGGCGAGCAGGCCGAACGAATGCTGGTCGATGGACTTCACGCACGACGCCCTGGAGTCGGGCCGGGCGTTCCGGACGCTCAACGTCGTCGACGTGGTCACGAGGATGTGCCTCGCGATCGAGGTCGCCGCGTCGCTGCCGGCGGCGCGCGTGGTGCGCGTGCTCGACCGTCTGGCGGCGGCGCACGGCCGCCCGGGCACGCCGACCGACAACCCCTTCATCGAGAGCTTCAACGACAGGTTCCGCGACGGGTGCCTGAACCAGCAGTGGTTCGGCGGGCCGCGCTTCACCATCGAGAACTGGAGGTTCGACTACAATCTCGACCGGCCGCTCATCTCGCTCGGGAGCCTGACCCCCTGCGAGTCCGCGGCGCAAGCGTCGGCGGGCCTCCGGTCGGCTCCGCGTCCCACCGGCCCGCTGAAGC